The nucleotide sequence GGATGCGTACCCTCTGGATCGCCGTTCTGGGGCTGTCGCTGTTGTTTTGCTGCATCTGTCCCGTCAGCCATGTGGAGCTTGCCGAAAAAGACGGGCGGGCGGTGTTGTCCTTCCCGATCTATGTGGGGGAGACCTTTTCAACGGAGTACATCCATTCCGTGCAGCTCTGCCCTGTGGTCGACGTTTACTATGTAACGGGAAACGCCCTGAGGCTCTGGGAAGAGCGCACCCAGTCCACCAACGCCGGGCTGCCGACGGAGGCCCCCGTCAACGGACGCTTTCTTCATCAGCCTCCCTGGTATCGATATATTGGCGGAGGGCGGGCTTTCAGCTCCGTTCGTTATCGGGTGGGAACCGCGGAGATCGGGCGCAACATTCTCACTTTGCCCTCCCGTCGAAAAATCGCGCTTTACGAACTTTTCGAGGGGCGGCTTTTGACGTTGCGCACACGACCGAGATAAATTGTATAATAAGCGAATCAGAAGAGGCCTTTCCCAATTCTGAGAGAGAGAACTCATGGGCTGCTTCCATGACGGGGGCGAGAACGCAGAAGGAGGTCGCAGCATGACAGAGCAGGAGCATATCATTCAGGAAACGTCTCCGGAGATTGATGTAGAGGCGATCAAGAGACAGTATGACAGCGAGTCGCGATTTCGGACTCCCGAGAACTGGACGAAGGTACTGATCAGCGTTATCGCGGTGGTCATGTCCTGCTTTCATCTGTACACGTCGGCCTTTGGCCTGCTGCTGGAGATGTGGCAGCGTTCCATCCATCTGGCCTTTGTCCTTGTGCTGGTGTTTCTGCTTTATCCCATGACGTCGAAGAGCACGAGGAAAAATGTTCCGTGGTATGACTGGATTCTGGCCGGTGTAAGCGCCTTTGTTACCCTCTATATGGTTTTTCAGTTTCACGCGATGCTGAGCCGGGCGGGAATGCCCAACACCCTGGACCTGATCGTGGGATTCACGGGAATTCTCATCGTTCTGGAGGCGACGCGGCGCGTGTCCAATCCCGTTCTTCCCGTCATTGCGATTTTCTTTCTCTTCTACTGTTATTTCGGGCAGTACGTCCCCTCGATTTTTCAGCATCGGGGGTATAACTTCTATCGCATCATCAATCACATGTACCTTGGGACGGAGGGCGTTTTTGGAGCGCCCCTGTCGGTTTCGGCCACGTTCGTTTTCATGTTCGTTCTCTTTGGAACGATCGTGGAACAGACGGGGTTGGGCAAATATATCATCGACCTTTCCATGGCGCTGGCCGGATGGTCGGCGGGAGGCCCCGCCAAGGTGGCGGTGGTCAGTTCCGGCATTATGGGAATGATCTCCGGCTCCTCCGTTGCCAACGTCTGCACGACCGGGATGTTCACCATCCCCCTGATGAAGAGCGTGGGATACGAGTCCTATTTTGCCGGAGCCGTGGAAGCCGTGGCCTCCACCGGCGGACAGATCATGCCGCCCGTTATGGGAGCGGCGGCCTTCATCATGGCGCAGACGATGGGCGTGCCCTATATCGACGTGGCGTTGGCGGCGATCATTCCGGCCCTGCTGTACTACATCGCCGTTCTCATTCAGGTGCACTTCGAGGCGACGCGCCTCGGCCTGAAAGGGCTATCGAGAAGCCAGCTTCCCGTTCTGAAAAAACTGATTCTGGAGCATGGATACCTTCTGCTGCCTCTCCTCGGCATCGTTTACTTCCTTGTGTCGGGGTACACGCCTTTGAAGTCCGCGTTTTATGGCATTCTTCTGACAATCGTGACCTCTTATGCCCGTCGGGACACCTGGCTGACCCCGAAAAAATTATGGGCGGGTCTTGAAAACGGTGCCCGCAGCGCTCTGGGAGTGGCCTGCGCCTGCGCCACAGTGGGCATTGTCATCGGCACGGCGACCCTTACCGGACTGGGGCTGAAGCTGGCCCACGCCATCGTGACCCTGGCGGGAGGCAGCAAACTGCTGACGCTGGCCTTCACCATGGTCGCTTCCATCATTTTGGGAATGGGACTGCCGACGACTGCGAATTTCATTGTGACGAGCACCATGGCCGCTCCCGCCCTGATCCAGATGAATGTTCCTCCCATGGCGGCCTATATGTTTGTGCTGTACTTCGGAATCGCCGCCGACCTGACGCCTCCGGTGGCGCTGGCGGCCTACGCCGGAGCGGGAATAGCGAAGGCCGACCCCATGAAAACGGGAGTGACGGCCACCAAACTGGCTCTGGCGGGATTCCTCGTTCCTTACATTTACGCCTACAGCCCGATCCTGGTTCTGGAGAACTTCCAGGGGCTGGAGTTCGCTCAGGCCGCCGTAACGGCTCTGGTGGGCGTTTTTCTTCTTGGCATGGCCACGATAGGTTTTTACAGGGCGTCCCTGCACTGGATTCTGAGAATCATCGCTTTCGCGGGAGCTCTGGGGCTCATGATTCCGGGCTGGAAATCCGACTTTGCCGGCCTTGTGGTGCTGGTCGTCATTGGGTACGTTCAAACGCGGAAAGCGCGGGGTCTGCCCCTGTTCTGACGCGCCGCGGTATTCCGCGAGGGATGTTTGAGCAAAACCCGTCATCATTATCTTCATTGTTTTCTGTTGCCGCTTTGAGGCGGGTGATGTATCATGCAGAAGACAGTGAGAATTAAGTAAGAAATGAAACCGGCGTGGAGGGGGCGTAGACTTTATCCCCGAACAGCGTGAAGAAGCGAGGGATTTCTGATGCAGGAAGTTAAAAAAGTTATTACAGAAGTTGGGACGAACGAATGGCAGGTTGTCGTATTCTTCCTTGGAGAGCAGTCCTTTGCCATCAACGTGGACAAAACGCGAGAGATATTGAGATGGCCGGGATGCAGGGTCATTCCGGAGAGTCCTCACGCCATGAGCGGGATCACTTCCGTTCGAGGCGAAATTCTTCCCATGGTGGATCTTCGTGTGTTTTTGGGCATCAAATCCGACACGCCGGTGGAGCAGTGCAAAGTGATCATTGCCGAGTTCAATGAAGTGAAACTGGGATTTGTGGTTGACGCGGTGGAGCGTATCTATCGCATCAATTCAGAGGATCTGGATTCGTCTCTGACCGGTAAATACCTGGGCGAGTGGATTCTGTACGTCATCAAGCGCGATGCGCGGAACGTCCTGCTGCTGGACTACGAGGCGATCGTGCAGACGATCAGTCCGCATTTCGTCATGCAGCAGAAGCTGGACCCTTCCGTTGTGAAGGACCTGGTTGAAGGGATTGGTGACCCGGCGAGCTACCGCATTATCGTGGCGGAGGATTCTCCTCTGATTCGTACGCAGATTCGGGACTCCCTGGCGACGGGCGGATTTACGAACCTCGTGCTTTGCGCCGACGGCAAGGAAGCCTACGACAAAATCGCGGAAGAGGGAGAAAAGTTCGATATGCTGATTACGGACGTGGAGATGCCGCGTCTGGACGGGCTGGCTCTCACGAGGCGTCTGAAGGAAAAAGAGACGACGCGGGATCTTCCGATAATCGTATTTTCTTCCATCATGGCGGCGGACATCA is from Synergistaceae bacterium and encodes:
- a CDS encoding chemotaxis protein, which encodes MQEVKKVITEVGTNEWQVVVFFLGEQSFAINVDKTREILRWPGCRVIPESPHAMSGITSVRGEILPMVDLRVFLGIKSDTPVEQCKVIIAEFNEVKLGFVVDAVERIYRINSEDLDSSLTGKYLGEWILYVIKRDARNVLLLDYEAIVQTISPHFVMQQKLDPSVVKDLVEGIGDPASYRIIVAEDSPLIRTQIRDSLATGGFTNLVLCADGKEAYDKIAEEGEKFDMLITDVEMPRLDGLALTRRLKEKETTRDLPIIVFSSIMAADIKAKAASVGARYQITKPEISQLVEYVIKIIKEGHEEKAKVS
- a CDS encoding DUF1850 domain-containing protein; its protein translation is MRTLWIAVLGLSLLFCCICPVSHVELAEKDGRAVLSFPIYVGETFSTEYIHSVQLCPVVDVYYVTGNALRLWEERTQSTNAGLPTEAPVNGRFLHQPPWYRYIGGGRAFSSVRYRVGTAEIGRNILTLPSRRKIALYELFEGRLLTLRTRPR
- a CDS encoding TRAP transporter permease, whose amino-acid sequence is MTEQEHIIQETSPEIDVEAIKRQYDSESRFRTPENWTKVLISVIAVVMSCFHLYTSAFGLLLEMWQRSIHLAFVLVLVFLLYPMTSKSTRKNVPWYDWILAGVSAFVTLYMVFQFHAMLSRAGMPNTLDLIVGFTGILIVLEATRRVSNPVLPVIAIFFLFYCYFGQYVPSIFQHRGYNFYRIINHMYLGTEGVFGAPLSVSATFVFMFVLFGTIVEQTGLGKYIIDLSMALAGWSAGGPAKVAVVSSGIMGMISGSSVANVCTTGMFTIPLMKSVGYESYFAGAVEAVASTGGQIMPPVMGAAAFIMAQTMGVPYIDVALAAIIPALLYYIAVLIQVHFEATRLGLKGLSRSQLPVLKKLILEHGYLLLPLLGIVYFLVSGYTPLKSAFYGILLTIVTSYARRDTWLTPKKLWAGLENGARSALGVACACATVGIVIGTATLTGLGLKLAHAIVTLAGGSKLLTLAFTMVASIILGMGLPTTANFIVTSTMAAPALIQMNVPPMAAYMFVLYFGIAADLTPPVALAAYAGAGIAKADPMKTGVTATKLALAGFLVPYIYAYSPILVLENFQGLEFAQAAVTALVGVFLLGMATIGFYRASLHWILRIIAFAGALGLMIPGWKSDFAGLVVLVVIGYVQTRKARGLPLF